The proteins below are encoded in one region of Metabacillus dongyingensis:
- a CDS encoding Gfo/Idh/MocA family oxidoreductase, whose translation MKKINIGLIGCGVISDIYLTNCSRFEHLDVIAVADLERGRVEQKAEEHGIPYVLSVDELICHEEIDIVLNLT comes from the coding sequence TTGAAAAAAATAAACATTGGATTGATTGGCTGTGGTGTAATCAGTGATATTTATTTAACAAACTGCAGTCGTTTCGAGCATTTAGATGTCATTGCTGTTGCCGATTTGGAACGCGGGCGGGTGGAACAGAAGGCGGAGGAACATGGCATTCCTTATGTACTCTCGGTTGATGAATTAATCTGTCATGAGGAAATTGATATTGTACTGAACTTAACTTAA
- a CDS encoding carbohydrate ABC transporter permease, giving the protein METQLKGIPTAKKVVQPAVRPKSKSLNKFVTISLFLAPAIIIYVIYVLYPIFSTLLYSFYEWDGVGAGTYVGLQNYVNLLSDSIFWTSLTNNTWVVLTSVFVQIPLGLIMALMLLAPIRGIRLFSGVYFFPFLISTVAVGLLWVLMLDPLNGIINQLVSFLGFENVEWLSKSRTAMFAVLLVIVWQFSPFYMILFKAAIVGIPEELYEAAEIDGANAFTKFFRITFPLLMPTIISSSILAIVGSLKAFDIFYVMTGGGPNHGTELLGTYMFKQAFVNFNMGYASAIGFVMFFLAMIVTIIIQALDFYRKKKGAYA; this is encoded by the coding sequence GTGGAAACGCAATTAAAAGGAATACCAACGGCGAAGAAGGTTGTGCAGCCGGCTGTGAGACCAAAGAGTAAATCATTGAACAAGTTTGTAACCATCAGTCTGTTTCTAGCTCCGGCAATTATCATTTATGTCATTTATGTTCTGTACCCGATTTTCTCGACCTTGCTCTACAGTTTTTACGAGTGGGACGGTGTGGGTGCGGGCACATATGTTGGACTGCAGAACTATGTCAATTTATTGAGTGACAGCATTTTTTGGACGTCATTGACGAATAACACTTGGGTCGTGCTGACCTCAGTTTTTGTACAGATTCCTCTTGGACTGATTATGGCGCTTATGCTGCTTGCACCAATCCGAGGCATCCGGCTGTTCAGCGGTGTTTACTTTTTTCCATTCTTAATCTCCACTGTGGCAGTTGGACTCCTATGGGTGCTCATGCTTGATCCGTTGAATGGAATCATTAACCAGCTCGTGAGTTTTTTAGGTTTTGAAAACGTTGAATGGCTGAGCAAATCCCGTACGGCCATGTTTGCGGTTTTACTTGTTATCGTATGGCAGTTTTCTCCGTTTTATATGATTCTGTTTAAAGCAGCAATCGTTGGTATTCCGGAAGAGCTTTATGAAGCAGCAGAGATCGATGGTGCGAATGCGTTCACGAAGTTTTTCCGTATCACCTTTCCGCTGTTAATGCCTACGATTATCAGTTCTTCCATCTTGGCGATTGTCGGATCGCTCAAGGCGTTTGATATTTTCTATGTTATGACGGGTGGCGGACCAAACCACGGAACTGAGCTGCTTGGAACATACATGTTCAAGCAGGCATTTGTGAACTTTAACATGGGATATGCCAGTGCAATAGGGTTTGTCATGTTTTTCCTTGCGATGATAGTGACCATCATCATTCAGGCACTTGATTTTTACCGGAAGAAGAAAGGAGCCTATGCATGA
- a CDS encoding LacI family DNA-binding transcriptional regulator: MVKMNDVAERANVSKATVSRVLRNPETVKKATRDKVLAIIEQLNYQPNILARHFRRSETNTILVVVPNIMNTVFSHILGGIEHAAGENGYRVLLANTNQQVEKEYEYLDHLKQRQVDGMILLSARMDKGIIAEVMKQYPVVLTADYLEGIAIPTVSIDNVSSARTATEHLIKLGHSRVAHITGPLHLQVSQDRLKGYRQALLQNNLDVDNILIQEGDFSHESGYNQMTKMLALEHPPTAVFSANDEMATGVIKAAKDYGLSAPEDLAVVGFDNIKLSAIYDPGITTIAQPMFEMGKKAAELLLHQITGVEMTKRQYVLESELIIRDSCGAKLLNDD, from the coding sequence ATGGTAAAGATGAACGATGTTGCAGAGAGAGCAAATGTTTCAAAAGCTACGGTTTCGAGGGTGCTGAGGAACCCAGAAACGGTGAAGAAGGCTACGCGGGATAAGGTGTTGGCGATCATTGAGCAGCTGAATTATCAACCGAATATTTTGGCACGGCATTTCAGAAGAAGTGAGACCAATACGATCCTGGTCGTTGTTCCGAACATCATGAATACGGTGTTTTCTCATATTCTTGGCGGGATTGAGCATGCCGCAGGAGAGAATGGTTACCGTGTGTTGCTCGCAAACACAAATCAACAGGTGGAAAAGGAATATGAATACCTTGATCACCTAAAACAGCGCCAGGTGGACGGAATGATTTTGCTGTCTGCCCGAATGGATAAAGGAATCATAGCTGAAGTGATGAAACAGTATCCGGTCGTTCTTACGGCGGACTATCTCGAAGGCATCGCCATTCCAACTGTCAGCATTGATAATGTGAGCAGCGCTCGAACGGCAACTGAGCATCTCATCAAACTAGGTCACTCCCGAGTCGCTCATATCACAGGCCCACTTCATCTTCAGGTGAGCCAGGACCGTCTGAAAGGGTATCGTCAGGCACTTTTGCAAAATAACCTGGATGTGGATAATATCTTAATACAGGAGGGAGATTTCTCCCATGAATCCGGCTACAACCAGATGACCAAGATGTTGGCGCTGGAACATCCGCCGACTGCTGTATTTTCTGCGAATGATGAAATGGCAACAGGCGTGATCAAGGCGGCGAAAGATTACGGTCTTTCGGCTCCTGAGGATCTTGCAGTTGTGGGATTTGATAATATTAAGCTTTCAGCTATTTATGATCCAGGAATAACCACAATAGCTCAGCCGATGTTTGAGATGGGCAAAAAAGCAGCTGAACTGTTGCTTCATCAGATTACTGGAGTTGAGATGACAAAAAGGCAATATGTACTAGAGAGCGAATTGATTATTCGTGATTCATGCGGTGCAAAACTTCTAAATGATGATTAA
- a CDS encoding alkene reductase: MEHTMISKLFEPVTIGGWKLRTRTAMAPMTRCFADVQTGVVGEDVVEYYRRRAADGIGLIITEGIVISPRAKGNPGVPGLYTQEQINAWKKVTEAVHREGGTIIAQIWHVGRASHHEIAGNLPPQAPSAIRAEGKVSRFGKPFDIPEEMSIDDIKEVIGQYAQAAINAIEAGFDGVEVHGAHGYLIDQFNSDVSNHRKDRYGGDLAGRLTFMKEVLKEVINAVGANRTLIRFSALKIDQPDYMWEDPEEAIQTFIEAYKEVGMTMIHPSTMEFTKTIADGKTMHQLVRKYWDGIIVGVGDLNAETAEQAIAEGTVDIAAFGRPLLANPNFLHRVEKGEEIIPYDAKIHLKELI, translated from the coding sequence ATGGAACATACGATGATCAGTAAGCTTTTTGAACCTGTAACCATAGGTGGGTGGAAGTTGCGTACAAGAACAGCCATGGCACCAATGACACGCTGTTTTGCTGATGTTCAAACAGGAGTAGTTGGTGAAGATGTCGTGGAATATTACCGTCGACGTGCAGCGGATGGAATTGGTCTGATTATTACTGAAGGCATTGTCATTAGTCCTCGCGCAAAAGGTAATCCAGGCGTTCCGGGGCTGTATACTCAAGAACAAATTAATGCGTGGAAAAAGGTAACAGAAGCTGTGCATCGAGAAGGTGGAACGATCATCGCACAAATTTGGCATGTTGGAAGAGCGAGTCATCATGAGATTGCTGGCAATCTACCACCACAGGCACCATCAGCTATACGAGCAGAAGGAAAAGTATCACGATTTGGAAAACCTTTTGATATACCTGAAGAAATGAGTATCGACGATATTAAAGAAGTCATTGGCCAATATGCACAAGCTGCAATAAATGCGATTGAAGCAGGTTTTGACGGAGTTGAAGTGCACGGTGCCCACGGCTATTTAATTGATCAATTTAATTCAGATGTTTCCAATCACCGGAAAGATAGATACGGAGGAGATCTTGCAGGCAGACTAACATTTATGAAAGAAGTCTTAAAGGAAGTTATTAATGCAGTGGGAGCTAATCGTACACTTATTCGATTTTCAGCGTTAAAAATTGACCAGCCGGATTACATGTGGGAAGATCCGGAAGAAGCTATTCAAACTTTTATTGAAGCTTATAAAGAGGTTGGTATGACAATGATTCATCCGTCAACCATGGAATTTACCAAAACAATTGCCGATGGAAAAACAATGCATCAGCTCGTCCGTAAATATTGGGATGGAATTATTGTCGGAGTCGGAGATTTAAATGCTGAAACAGCTGAACAAGCAATAGCAGAAGGAACGGTTGATATCGCTGCTTTTGGACGTCCGTTACTTGCCAATCCAAATTTTCTTCATAGAGTGGAAAAAGGAGAAGAAATTATTCCCTATGATGCAAAAATTCATCTGAAAGAATTAATTTAG
- a CDS encoding class I SAM-dependent methyltransferase: MADRIFEEPRLADIYDLFDSSERLDLDPYVAMTDEFGAQSVIDIGCGTGILACRLAALGKEVIGVDPAAASLKVASRKSYADRVRWLHGTAAMLAGVQVDLIMMTGNVAQVFVTDEEWMSTLRECRSVIRPGGRLVFEVRDPSKEAWKDWNREQSYQVIEAPKIGKVEKWVDLLDVQLPLVSFRQTFVFQRTGTVLTSDSTLRFRSKSEIIDTLLTANLPVEDIRDAPDRPGLEFVFIARSPD; the protein is encoded by the coding sequence ATGGCTGACAGGATATTTGAAGAGCCAAGGCTTGCAGATATTTACGATTTGTTTGATTCGTCAGAACGTCTAGATCTTGACCCGTATGTTGCAATGACAGACGAATTCGGTGCTCAATCCGTAATTGACATTGGTTGTGGAACCGGCATCCTTGCCTGCCGACTTGCTGCACTTGGTAAGGAAGTCATTGGGGTCGATCCAGCCGCAGCCTCGCTCAAAGTCGCAAGCCGTAAGTCGTATGCAGATCGGGTCAGATGGCTTCATGGAACAGCTGCGATGCTCGCTGGAGTGCAAGTGGATCTAATCATGATGACTGGAAACGTCGCCCAAGTCTTTGTAACTGACGAAGAGTGGATGTCAACACTTCGTGAATGTCGTAGTGTTATTCGACCGGGTGGACGGCTAGTATTCGAGGTTCGTGACCCTTCAAAGGAAGCGTGGAAGGACTGGAATCGTGAGCAGTCCTATCAGGTGATTGAAGCACCTAAAATCGGAAAGGTAGAGAAGTGGGTGGATCTTCTCGATGTGCAACTGCCGCTAGTTTCGTTCCGTCAAACATTCGTTTTTCAGAGGACAGGGACGGTACTGACCTCAGATTCGACATTGAGGTTCCGGAGTAAGTCCGAGATTATTGACACTTTATTGACCGCAAACTTACCTGTCGAGGATATTCGAGATGCACCAGATCGCCCTGGACTAGAATTCGTCTTCATCGCTCGCAGCCCAGACTAA
- a CDS encoding DUF6022 family protein, with amino-acid sequence MNETKPLKEFLQERKESSIATIAQYIEDHIAENWQSLFENNRDKLMQAYNEAGDRAYGTYLHLLFLSVHKELNKAGLRAEPRLPGDFGISREWGNMEDRQRWMWSTIFSMNEEPLGTLVTIVFHDHTQFRVPRQPEIIALLETHKEDVVEALSFSSVDFKQAREFKIEYEEYVQNQHNKG; translated from the coding sequence ATGAATGAGACCAAACCGTTAAAAGAGTTTCTTCAGGAAAGGAAAGAAAGTAGCATTGCCACGATCGCTCAGTACATTGAGGACCATATCGCGGAAAACTGGCAAAGCCTCTTCGAGAATAACCGGGATAAGTTGATGCAAGCATATAATGAGGCAGGCGATAGGGCGTACGGGACGTATTTGCATCTGCTGTTTTTATCTGTTCATAAAGAGCTTAATAAGGCAGGATTGCGTGCGGAACCTAGATTGCCAGGCGATTTCGGCATTTCAAGAGAGTGGGGCAACATGGAAGACAGACAACGTTGGATGTGGAGCACCATTTTTTCTATGAATGAAGAGCCTTTAGGTACCTTAGTCACTATTGTGTTTCATGATCACACGCAGTTTCGGGTTCCCCGTCAGCCTGAAATCATCGCTTTACTCGAAACGCACAAGGAGGATGTCGTTGAGGCCCTCTCTTTCAGTTCCGTTGACTTCAAGCAGGCGCGTGAATTCAAGATTGAATACGAAGAATACGTGCAGAATCAGCATAACAAAGGCTGA
- a CDS encoding ABC transporter substrate-binding protein produces MKRVVLTLSIVAVMLLSACGLNGGGAKESSVNESGSKGKQTLEFWQIDPGEKEKVYKEAVERFEKEHPDVKVKMLQIPNDAYKQKLSVAMSGDRAPDVFVSWGGGWLKNFVDQDKVLDITADTDKDHFNKLALDNSTYDNKVFGLPLGLSIDVVFFNKDIFKKYGLTPPETYDEWLKIVDTLNKNDIIPIALANKTKWPGAYYLMNFASRIGGPELFDSAFHRTGKGFDDPAYLKAGELIQEMVKMKAFNSGFNGLPYDEGQGRQLMYSGKAAMTDMTISFVNNMKEEAPDFESKLDFFVFPTVDGGKGDQTHIGASASPVWSVAKNSKNQKLAIKLAKELSSTETAQQYVDRTGSLTAVDNVVPTDPFTKRFYDVVKNATHLQMPYDQTLPPELAELHKDTTQAVFGLDMTPEEAAEKMEQKAKEDLKKE; encoded by the coding sequence GTGAAAAGAGTAGTGTTGACGTTAAGTATTGTTGCGGTTATGTTGTTATCCGCATGCGGTTTAAACGGCGGGGGTGCGAAGGAATCGTCAGTAAATGAATCAGGTTCCAAAGGGAAACAGACGCTAGAGTTCTGGCAGATTGATCCGGGAGAGAAAGAAAAAGTGTACAAGGAAGCCGTGGAGCGTTTTGAAAAAGAGCATCCGGACGTTAAAGTGAAAATGCTGCAGATTCCAAACGATGCCTACAAACAGAAGCTCTCCGTTGCCATGTCTGGCGACCGTGCTCCAGACGTATTTGTAAGCTGGGGCGGAGGCTGGCTGAAGAATTTTGTAGATCAAGATAAGGTGCTTGACATTACTGCCGATACTGACAAAGATCATTTCAACAAACTGGCTCTGGACAATTCAACGTATGATAACAAAGTGTTCGGATTGCCGCTCGGCTTATCCATTGATGTTGTATTCTTCAACAAAGACATTTTCAAGAAATACGGGTTAACCCCTCCAGAGACATACGATGAGTGGCTTAAGATTGTTGATACCCTCAACAAAAATGACATCATTCCAATTGCGTTGGCGAATAAAACTAAGTGGCCAGGTGCGTACTATTTGATGAACTTTGCGAGCCGTATAGGCGGCCCTGAGCTATTTGACAGTGCGTTCCACCGGACTGGAAAAGGCTTTGATGATCCGGCTTATCTGAAAGCGGGAGAACTTATTCAGGAAATGGTAAAAATGAAAGCGTTTAACTCAGGCTTTAATGGTCTTCCCTACGATGAAGGACAAGGGCGCCAGCTCATGTATTCCGGCAAGGCTGCGATGACCGATATGACCATTTCGTTTGTGAACAACATGAAAGAAGAAGCTCCTGATTTTGAAAGTAAGCTGGATTTCTTTGTATTCCCGACAGTGGATGGCGGCAAAGGCGATCAAACCCATATTGGCGCATCAGCGAGTCCGGTATGGTCTGTTGCAAAAAACAGCAAAAACCAGAAGCTGGCAATTAAACTTGCCAAGGAGCTGAGCAGCACGGAAACCGCCCAGCAGTATGTTGACCGCACTGGTTCATTAACAGCGGTGGACAATGTCGTTCCAACAGATCCATTCACTAAACGTTTTTACGATGTGGTAAAAAATGCTACCCACCTTCAGATGCCATATGACCAGACACTTCCACCAGAGCTTGCAGAGCTCCACAAAGATACAACGCAAGCAGTGTTCGGTCTTGATATGACCCCGGAAGAAGCAGCGGAAAAAATGGAGCAAAAAGCCAAGGAAGATCTGAAGAAGGAGTAA
- a CDS encoding carbohydrate ABC transporter permease yields MNLAIKKIPLYVIAIILLVFTGFPFLYMISTSLKSRTEFFEKPYSLFSSFTLENYKSVFEMGLSRYFLNSILVSVVAVFAVMLIAALASYPLSRMKFKLNRVVFLLFIAGMMLPIHATLIPIFKLSESMGMYDTIWALLGPYIAFSLPISIFILTQFMQEIPVSLEEAAKIDGCNHFGIFWRVILPMLTPALMTVLIYNFIHLWNEFIFALVLISSPENMTLPLGLQDFKGEFSVNIPGLMAALTLASLPILVVYLFSQEKVVKGLAGGAVKE; encoded by the coding sequence ATGAATTTAGCGATAAAAAAAATCCCTCTGTACGTGATTGCCATTATTCTTCTTGTGTTTACAGGCTTTCCTTTTCTTTATATGATTTCGACCAGTTTAAAAAGCCGAACAGAGTTCTTCGAAAAACCGTATTCTCTTTTTTCTTCCTTTACCCTTGAAAACTATAAGAGTGTATTTGAAATGGGACTGTCCCGTTATTTTCTAAACAGCATCCTCGTGTCAGTAGTAGCTGTATTTGCAGTAATGCTGATCGCTGCATTGGCGAGTTATCCTTTAAGCAGGATGAAATTCAAGTTGAATCGCGTCGTGTTCCTGCTTTTTATTGCCGGCATGATGCTTCCAATCCATGCGACATTAATTCCTATCTTTAAGCTTTCAGAAAGCATGGGGATGTACGACACAATCTGGGCGCTGCTTGGTCCATATATTGCATTCAGTCTTCCAATTTCCATCTTTATTCTGACGCAATTCATGCAAGAGATTCCGGTGTCCCTAGAGGAAGCTGCAAAAATTGACGGCTGCAATCACTTCGGCATTTTCTGGCGTGTGATTTTGCCGATGCTTACACCGGCGTTAATGACCGTTTTAATCTATAACTTTATTCATTTATGGAATGAATTTATATTTGCGCTTGTGCTGATCTCAAGTCCGGAAAACATGACCTTGCCACTCGGTTTACAGGATTTTAAAGGAGAATTTTCCGTTAATATTCCGGGCTTAATGGCCGCACTTACACTGGCAAGTCTGCCTATCCTTGTCGTCTATCTTTTTTCGCAGGAAAAAGTGGTGAAAGGCTTGGCTGGAGGAGCAGTAAAAGAGTAA
- a CDS encoding DinB family protein has protein sequence MNLELMDIFRMEFDFSWDTETWFLPLESALEGLNSTDASWQPPGGGNTILQTMNHLNYYNALLVRQINDTTPRKKASNNEATFGDIGDPADSKWKAILAENTFGDIGDPADSEKWEAVLAETRQICENLRKSLAQINDSQLEEEHVGGLARQILHNVYHTGQIVLIRKQQGSWPKERE, from the coding sequence ATGAACCTAGAACTAATGGATATTTTTCGCATGGAATTTGACTTTAGTTGGGATACTGAGACCTGGTTTTTACCTTTAGAATCTGCTCTTGAGGGTTTAAATTCCACAGATGCAAGCTGGCAACCCCCTGGAGGAGGGAATACAATTTTGCAAACTATGAACCATCTAAATTATTACAACGCCCTACTTGTTAGACAAATCAATGACACAACGCCTAGAAAAAAGGCATCTAATAACGAGGCTACATTTGGAGATATCGGGGACCCAGCAGATTCTAAATGGAAGGCAATCTTGGCAGAGAATACATTTGGAGATATCGGGGACCCAGCAGATTCTGAAAAATGGGAGGCAGTCTTGGCAGAAACACGCCAAATTTGTGAAAATTTGCGTAAATCACTAGCACAAATTAATGACAGTCAGCTGGAAGAGGAACATGTTGGGGGGCTGGCTCGTCAAATTTTGCACAACGTATACCATACAGGGCAAATTGTATTAATTCGTAAACAACAAGGCTCTTGGCCAAAGGAGCGAGAATAA
- a CDS encoding DinB family protein, with product MVKQLIVGDATHELATTRRILERLPEEHMLWKPHEKSMTLGGLATHLINLLNWQIAIFQYPEFDLSTVPLRREPLEKRADVLEEFDANVGKFEKLLAECDEKTLGEEWTLRHGNHIILSEPRAIALRTFGLSHMVHHRAQLGVYLRLLDIPVPGIYGPSADEEAQ from the coding sequence ATGGTCAAACAACTGATCGTCGGCGATGCAACGCATGAACTGGCCACTACGCGCCGCATTCTGGAACGCTTGCCCGAGGAGCATATGTTGTGGAAGCCGCACGAGAAATCGATGACGCTCGGCGGGCTGGCCACGCACCTGATCAACCTGCTGAACTGGCAAATCGCGATTTTTCAGTACCCTGAGTTCGATCTTTCGACCGTGCCGTTGCGGCGGGAGCCTTTGGAAAAACGCGCTGACGTTCTGGAGGAGTTCGACGCGAACGTCGGCAAGTTTGAAAAGCTGCTCGCCGAATGCGACGAGAAAACGCTCGGCGAGGAATGGACGCTGCGCCACGGCAACCATATCATCCTCAGCGAGCCGCGGGCGATCGCGCTCCGCACCTTCGGATTAAGCCACATGGTCCACCACCGGGCGCAGCTGGGAGTATATTTGCGGCTTCTCGATATTCCGGTGCCGGGCATCTACGGTCCCTCGGCCGACGAGGAAGCCCAATGA
- a CDS encoding VOC family protein, with protein sequence MSISLNPYLFFDGNTREAVHFYEKALGGKVMGIMTYGDMPADPNHPLTDDMKDRVMHAHLKVGDADLMFSDTFAGMPYQPGNTIQIAIHPKEEAIAREIFAALEDGGQVVIPLHKTDFSPLYGMVKDKFGVNFNVNVPGEQPQ encoded by the coding sequence ATGTCAATTAGTTTGAACCCGTATTTGTTTTTTGACGGTAACACGAGAGAAGCGGTCCATTTTTACGAGAAAGCGCTTGGCGGGAAAGTGATGGGTATCATGACTTACGGAGATATGCCGGCTGACCCGAATCATCCGTTGACGGATGACATGAAGGATCGCGTTATGCATGCACACTTGAAAGTCGGCGACGCGGATCTCATGTTCTCCGATACGTTTGCAGGCATGCCTTATCAGCCAGGGAATACGATTCAGATTGCAATCCATCCCAAAGAAGAGGCAATAGCGAGGGAAATCTTCGCCGCTTTGGAAGATGGCGGACAAGTCGTTATACCCCTTCATAAGACGGATTTTAGCCCCTTGTACGGGATGGTAAAGGACAAGTTTGGGGTTAATTTCAATGTGAATGTCCCAGGGGAGCAGCCGCAGTAA
- a CDS encoding aminoglycoside phosphotransferase family protein: MEINNRIVAILKDNYGIKVTLIEQKPGGWSALAFLIEDESKKYFLKVYNKKKPSVKPWIKAIDRYTPLVKWLNEQTVLKNNIVNPILTKAESNKCEDEEYVYLLSEYIEGTTIGEKKLNSEQINELAKIIGILHKNTPNIPYELKEQQTKESFNIDFCDLLSSFIYNDLDKKFDAVYEVVKPYAGCLFDNIHRMEYLSKTLKCKPHKFVLSHADAHNWNVMQGSNLMLIDWECLKLAPQEQDLILIVTESYAQQFLREYKKYIEYENPDLDALEFYSLKRKLEDIWEWIKDLRFEGLVKSKEVTVELLKLNLDASKNTDSFQSEMKKVFK, from the coding sequence ATGGAAATTAATAATCGGATAGTAGCTATATTAAAAGATAACTATGGAATTAAAGTAACTTTAATTGAACAAAAGCCAGGCGGATGGTCTGCTTTAGCTTTCTTAATCGAGGATGAAAGTAAAAAGTATTTTTTAAAAGTTTATAACAAAAAAAAGCCTTCTGTTAAACCGTGGATTAAAGCAATTGACAGGTATACTCCCTTAGTAAAGTGGTTGAATGAACAAACAGTTTTAAAAAATAATATTGTAAATCCAATCCTTACGAAAGCAGAGAGTAATAAATGTGAAGACGAAGAGTACGTTTACTTGCTATCAGAGTATATAGAGGGCACTACAATTGGTGAAAAGAAACTTAATTCAGAACAGATTAATGAACTGGCAAAGATTATTGGAATACTTCACAAGAATACTCCCAATATCCCATATGAATTGAAAGAGCAACAAACAAAAGAAAGTTTTAACATAGACTTTTGCGATCTATTGAGTTCTTTTATTTATAATGATCTGGATAAAAAATTTGATGCGGTATATGAGGTCGTAAAGCCTTATGCTGGTTGTTTGTTCGATAATATTCACAGGATGGAGTATTTATCAAAAACTTTGAAATGCAAACCTCACAAGTTTGTTTTGTCCCATGCAGATGCCCATAATTGGAATGTAATGCAAGGTAGTAATTTGATGCTTATTGATTGGGAGTGCTTAAAACTTGCTCCACAAGAACAAGATTTAATTTTAATTGTAACGGAGTCTTATGCTCAGCAGTTTTTAAGAGAATATAAAAAATATATAGAATATGAAAATCCCGATTTAGATGCATTGGAGTTTTACTCTCTAAAGCGAAAACTCGAAGATATCTGGGAATGGATTAAGGATTTACGTTTTGAAGGATTAGTAAAATCAAAAGAAGTTACAGTTGAACTCTTAAAACTAAATCTGGATGCGAGTAAAAATACTGATAGTTTTCAATCGGAAATGAAAAAGGTCTTTAAATAA
- a CDS encoding YunG family protein translates to MSTLDKVTIAQLLHALKQTWSFKSSSKWSMDNPSKGQCGVTSLVVNDILGGEIRKTPLFEGWHFYNMIHNTRYDFTESQFNESISYEDLPSNREEAFMDTNFNQYNYLKSSVLKELSKTE, encoded by the coding sequence ATGAGTACACTTGATAAAGTTACAATAGCACAGTTATTACACGCTTTAAAACAAACGTGGTCATTTAAATCAAGTTCCAAATGGAGTATGGATAATCCTTCGAAAGGACAATGTGGTGTAACATCATTAGTAGTCAACGACATTTTAGGTGGGGAAATACGAAAAACCCCCTTATTTGAAGGTTGGCACTTTTACAATATGATTCACAATACACGCTATGATTTTACAGAGTCTCAATTCAATGAAAGTATAAGTTATGAAGATTTGCCTTCAAATAGAGAAGAGGCTTTTATGGATACAAACTTTAATCAATACAACTATCTAAAAAGTAGTGTTTTAAAAGAACTAAGTAAAACTGAATAA
- a CDS encoding sugar phosphate isomerase/epimerase family protein, with the protein MSKRIPVALQMYTLRNETEKDFIGTLKKVANIGYDGVEFAGYGGLEASELKKALDDFGLKPASSHIPLETLELDLNSVIEYQHVIGNKYIVCPFLPPERRSEQDYRELVSILNSIGETCHKEGLSFAYHNHDFELQPLSDGIKPLELLLEETNHDWVKAEFDVYWLTKAGEDPVKWLEKYQGRTPLVHLKDMTTEGEQFFAELGTGGVNLEAILNKGESSKVNWWIVEQDQSRRSPLDSIEISFQYLTKNYIKV; encoded by the coding sequence ATGTCAAAACGCATACCTGTGGCACTGCAAATGTACACGCTGCGAAATGAAACAGAAAAAGATTTTATTGGGACGCTGAAAAAGGTTGCTAATATCGGATACGATGGCGTTGAGTTCGCCGGATATGGCGGACTGGAAGCATCAGAGCTGAAAAAGGCGCTGGATGATTTCGGACTTAAGCCAGCATCAAGCCATATTCCCTTAGAGACATTGGAGTTGGATTTGAATTCTGTCATAGAATATCAGCACGTCATTGGAAACAAATACATTGTCTGTCCGTTCCTCCCGCCAGAGCGGCGAAGTGAGCAGGATTACCGTGAGCTTGTATCCATCCTGAATTCCATTGGTGAAACATGTCATAAAGAAGGATTATCGTTCGCCTATCATAACCATGATTTTGAACTTCAGCCTTTGTCTGATGGCATAAAGCCACTTGAACTGCTGCTTGAAGAAACAAATCATGATTGGGTGAAAGCGGAGTTTGATGTGTACTGGCTGACCAAAGCAGGAGAAGACCCAGTGAAGTGGCTGGAAAAATATCAGGGAAGAACACCACTTGTTCATTTGAAAGATATGACCACCGAAGGCGAACAGTTCTTTGCGGAGCTTGGTACAGGCGGCGTGAATCTGGAAGCAATTTTAAACAAAGGAGAATCATCCAAAGTGAATTGGTGGATTGTAGAGCAAGATCAGAGCCGACGCTCACCGCTTGATAGCATCGAAATAAGTTTTCAATACCTTACAAAGAACTACATAAAGGTGTAA